In the Kitasatospora terrestris genome, one interval contains:
- a CDS encoding acyl-CoA dehydrogenase family protein: MTAGRPEPVDRQLPSDEARELLALTRDLVDREVRPRSAEDEAAARFPREVFRTLGRAGLLSLPYAGEYGGGDQPYEVYLQVLEELANGWLAVGLGVSVHTLSCHALAGFGSEEQKRRWLPGMLGGEQLGAYCLSEPQSGSDAASLRTRADLDGEQYVVSGTKAWITHGGRADFYSTMARTGDEGARGISCLLVPAGSEGLSAAPPERKMGMWSSPTAQMHFDGVRVDRERLVGGEGQGFRIALAALDSGRLGIAACAIGVAQAALDLAVEYAGTRQQFGRPIADFQGLSFLLADMATRIEAGRALYLAAARRRDAGRAFTKEAAMAKLFCTDTAMRVATDAVQVLGGYGYTRDYPAERFMREAKVLQIVEGTNQIQRLVIGRHLTGR, encoded by the coding sequence GTGACCGCCGGACGTCCCGAGCCCGTGGACCGCCAGCTGCCCAGCGACGAGGCGCGGGAGCTGCTGGCGCTCACCCGCGACCTGGTGGACCGCGAGGTCCGCCCGCGCTCCGCGGAGGACGAGGCCGCCGCCCGCTTCCCCCGCGAGGTGTTCCGCACCCTCGGCCGGGCCGGCCTGCTCTCGCTGCCCTACGCCGGGGAGTACGGCGGAGGCGACCAGCCGTACGAGGTGTACCTGCAGGTGCTGGAGGAGCTGGCGAACGGCTGGCTCGCGGTCGGCCTCGGCGTCTCGGTGCACACCCTGTCCTGCCACGCGCTGGCGGGCTTCGGCAGCGAGGAGCAGAAGCGGCGCTGGCTGCCCGGCATGCTCGGCGGCGAGCAGCTCGGCGCGTACTGCCTCTCCGAGCCGCAGTCCGGCTCCGACGCCGCCTCGCTGCGCACCCGCGCCGACCTGGACGGCGAGCAGTACGTGGTCAGCGGCACCAAGGCGTGGATCACCCACGGCGGGCGGGCCGACTTCTACTCGACGATGGCCCGCACCGGCGACGAGGGCGCCCGCGGCATCTCCTGCCTGCTGGTCCCGGCCGGCAGCGAGGGCCTGTCGGCGGCCCCGCCGGAGCGGAAGATGGGCATGTGGTCCTCGCCGACCGCGCAGATGCACTTCGACGGGGTGCGGGTCGACCGCGAGCGCCTGGTCGGCGGCGAGGGCCAGGGCTTCCGGATCGCGCTCGCCGCGCTGGACTCCGGCCGGCTCGGCATCGCCGCCTGCGCGATCGGCGTCGCCCAGGCGGCCCTGGACCTGGCGGTGGAGTACGCGGGCACCCGGCAGCAGTTCGGCCGGCCGATCGCCGACTTCCAGGGGCTGTCCTTCCTGCTGGCGGACATGGCCACCCGGATCGAGGCCGGGCGCGCGCTCTACCTGGCCGCCGCACGCCGCCGCGACGCCGGGCGGGCGTTCACCAAGGAGGCGGCGATGGCCAAGCTGTTCTGCACCGACACCGCGATGCGGGTCGCCACCGACGCGGTGCAGGTGCTCGGCGGGTACGGGTACACCCGGGACTACCCGGCCGAGCGGTTCATGCGGGAGGCGAAGGTGCTGCAGATCGTCGAGGGCACCAACCAGATCCAGCGCCTGGTGATCGGACGGCACCTCACCGGCCGGTGA
- a CDS encoding Lrp/AsnC family transcriptional regulator, with amino-acid sequence MEDLDQRIVQLLLQDGRMSYTDLGKATGLSTSAVHQRVRRLEQRGVIRGYTAIVDPEAVDLALTAFISVKPFDPSAPDDTPERLVGLPEIEACHSVAGDENYILKVRVPGPGDLEDLLARIRSAAGVSTRTTVVLSTPYEARPPKL; translated from the coding sequence GTGGAGGATCTCGACCAGCGCATCGTCCAGCTGCTCCTCCAGGACGGCCGGATGAGCTACACCGACCTGGGCAAGGCCACCGGCCTGTCCACCTCGGCCGTGCACCAGCGTGTGCGCCGCCTCGAACAGCGCGGGGTGATTCGCGGCTACACCGCGATCGTCGACCCCGAGGCCGTCGACCTGGCGCTGACCGCGTTCATCTCGGTCAAGCCGTTCGACCCGAGCGCCCCGGACGACACCCCGGAGCGGCTGGTCGGCCTGCCCGAGATCGAGGCCTGCCACAGCGTCGCCGGCGACGAGAACTACATCCTCAAGGTGCGCGTCCCCGGCCCCGGAGACCTGGAGGACCTGCTCGCCCGGATCCGCTCCGCGGCCGGCGTCTCGACCCGCACCACCGTCGTCCTGTCCACCCCGTACGAGGCCAGGCCCCCGAAGCTCTGA
- a CDS encoding amidohydrolase has translation MTERTNRTVLLRGGNVYSPADPFATAMLVEGEHVAWVGSDGAAEAYADVADEIVDLHGALVTPAFVDAHVHATSTGLALTGLDLGGCASLAEALERIAAFVGDRSTSVIGHGWDETTWTEGRPPTLAELDAVAGGVPVYLSRTDVHSALASTALRWLVPGLDGLAGYAPDGPLSRDAHHAVRRAALAGITPEQRREAQLATLRRAAELGIGALHECAGPDISSEEDLTALLALAAEGHGPEVFGYWGELGAVDTAKRLGAVGAGGDLFVDGALGSHTACLHAPYADAEHTGTAYLSAEQVAEHVAACTEAGLQAGFHAIGDAAITAVLDGVRAAGERVGAARVKALRHRVEHAEALDDKTVAAFAELGLTASVQPAFDAAWGGPDGMYVQRLGAERAAALNPFAAMLRAGVPLAFGSDAPVTPLDPWGTVRAAAFHRTPEHRISARAAFTAHTRGGWRALGRDQDGVLVPGAVASYAVWDVAELVVQAPDDRVAGWSTDPRSGTPGLPDLTPGGPLPVCRRTVVRGRTVHLGG, from the coding sequence ATGACCGAACGCACCAACCGGACCGTGCTGCTGCGCGGCGGCAACGTCTACAGCCCCGCCGACCCGTTCGCCACCGCGATGCTCGTCGAGGGCGAGCACGTCGCCTGGGTCGGCAGTGACGGCGCCGCCGAGGCGTACGCCGACGTCGCCGACGAGATCGTCGACCTGCACGGCGCCCTGGTCACCCCCGCGTTCGTCGACGCCCACGTGCACGCCACCTCCACCGGCCTCGCCCTGACCGGCCTGGACCTGGGCGGCTGCGCCTCGCTGGCGGAGGCCCTGGAGCGGATCGCCGCCTTCGTCGGCGACCGGAGCACCTCCGTCATCGGTCACGGCTGGGACGAGACCACCTGGACCGAGGGCCGCCCGCCGACCCTCGCGGAACTGGACGCGGTCGCCGGCGGCGTACCGGTCTACCTGTCGCGCACCGACGTGCACTCTGCCCTCGCCTCCACCGCCCTGCGCTGGCTGGTGCCGGGCCTGGACGGGCTCGCCGGGTACGCGCCCGACGGCCCGCTCAGCCGGGACGCGCACCACGCGGTGCGTCGCGCCGCGCTCGCCGGGATCACCCCCGAGCAGCGCCGGGAGGCGCAGCTGGCCACGCTCCGGCGGGCCGCCGAGCTCGGCATCGGCGCGCTGCACGAGTGCGCCGGACCCGACATCTCCTCCGAGGAGGACCTGACCGCGCTGCTCGCCCTCGCGGCCGAGGGCCACGGGCCGGAGGTCTTCGGCTACTGGGGCGAGCTGGGCGCGGTCGACACCGCCAAGCGGCTCGGTGCGGTCGGCGCCGGCGGCGACCTGTTCGTCGACGGGGCGCTCGGCTCGCACACCGCCTGCCTGCACGCGCCCTACGCCGACGCCGAGCACACCGGGACGGCGTACCTGAGCGCCGAGCAGGTGGCGGAGCACGTCGCGGCGTGCACCGAGGCCGGGCTGCAGGCCGGCTTCCACGCGATCGGCGACGCGGCGATCACCGCCGTGCTGGACGGGGTCCGGGCGGCCGGGGAGCGGGTCGGCGCGGCCCGGGTGAAGGCGCTGCGCCACCGGGTGGAGCACGCCGAGGCGCTGGACGACAAGACCGTCGCCGCGTTCGCCGAGCTGGGGCTGACCGCCTCGGTGCAGCCCGCCTTCGACGCGGCCTGGGGCGGGCCGGACGGCATGTACGTCCAGCGGCTGGGCGCCGAGCGGGCGGCCGCGCTGAACCCGTTCGCGGCGATGCTGCGGGCCGGCGTCCCGCTGGCCTTCGGCTCGGACGCGCCGGTCACCCCGCTCGACCCGTGGGGCACCGTGCGGGCCGCGGCCTTCCACCGCACCCCGGAGCACCGGATCTCCGCGCGGGCCGCGTTCACCGCGCACACCCGCGGCGGCTGGCGCGCGCTCGGCCGGGACCAGGACGGGGTGCTGGTGCCCGGCGCGGTCGCCAGCTACGCGGTCTGGGACGTCGCCGAGCTGGTCGTCCAGGCACCCGACGACCGGGTGGCGGGCTGGTCCACCGACCCCCGCTCCGGCACCCCGGGCCTGCCCGACCTCACCCCGGGCGGGCCGCTGCCGGTCTGCCGCCGCACGGTGGTCCGCGGCCGGACCGTCCACCTCGGCGGATAG
- the lnt gene encoding apolipoprotein N-acyltransferase, with amino-acid sequence MALPVEQERPVAEDVEPPVPAGPGRLARLRAGLPRTAAAAVSGVLMALAFPPYDLWPLSIVAVTGLSLLTRGRTVRQAAWTGFAFGLPFFLGLLKWLAVIGWDATVGLSVVEALFVAAMAAGLALTSRLPLWPLWGACLWVAQEWARDRLPLGGFPWGRLAFANTASPFTPLAALGGAPLVTFAVALCGTLLAWTALRLRAAPRRAPLLTAAGATGALAALLGGYLMPVPTAADDAVKVALVQGNVDKPGMDFLGRPMMVLNNHAAATEQYAADVAAGRTPKPDLVIWPENSSDLNPFLDPAAYRRIDEAVKAVGVPTLVGALVDGPDAVHVQNEGIVWDPVTGPGASYTKQHPVPFGEYVPFRDELSKVITRLQRVGRDFYPGTGNGVMQVGPARVGDVICFEVAYDEIIRDTVNDGGRVLVVQTNNATYANSGQPEQQLAMSRLRAVEHGRAVLIAATSGISAVVAPDGTVVTQSRQMTAEVLTATVPLRDARTVADRVGAVPEWTLAIAGLLAAGAAVALGARGRRKGGTRDADEPLSQVAP; translated from the coding sequence GTGGCACTGCCCGTGGAGCAGGAGCGCCCGGTGGCGGAGGACGTGGAGCCGCCGGTGCCGGCGGGGCCGGGACGGCTCGCGCGCCTGCGGGCCGGACTGCCCAGGACCGCCGCCGCGGCGGTGAGCGGCGTCCTGATGGCGCTCGCCTTCCCGCCGTACGACCTGTGGCCGCTGTCGATCGTCGCCGTCACGGGCCTGTCGCTGCTGACCCGGGGCCGCACCGTCCGCCAGGCGGCGTGGACCGGCTTCGCGTTCGGCCTGCCGTTCTTCCTCGGCCTGCTGAAGTGGCTCGCCGTGATCGGCTGGGACGCGACGGTCGGCCTGTCCGTGGTGGAGGCGCTGTTCGTCGCCGCGATGGCGGCCGGCCTCGCGCTGACCTCGCGGCTGCCGCTCTGGCCGCTGTGGGGCGCCTGCCTGTGGGTCGCCCAGGAGTGGGCGCGCGACCGGCTGCCGCTGGGCGGCTTCCCGTGGGGCCGGCTCGCGTTCGCCAACACCGCGAGCCCGTTCACCCCGCTCGCCGCGCTGGGCGGAGCCCCGCTGGTGACCTTCGCGGTCGCGCTCTGCGGCACGCTGCTGGCGTGGACCGCGCTGCGCCTGCGGGCCGCGCCGCGCCGGGCGCCGCTGCTGACCGCCGCCGGTGCGACCGGCGCGCTCGCCGCGCTGCTCGGCGGCTACCTGATGCCGGTGCCCACGGCCGCCGACGACGCGGTGAAGGTGGCACTCGTCCAGGGCAACGTGGACAAGCCCGGCATGGACTTCCTCGGCCGCCCGATGATGGTGCTGAACAACCACGCCGCCGCCACCGAGCAGTACGCCGCGGACGTCGCGGCGGGCCGCACCCCCAAGCCGGACCTGGTGATCTGGCCGGAGAACTCCTCGGACCTCAACCCCTTCCTCGACCCGGCCGCCTACCGCCGCATCGACGAGGCCGTGAAGGCGGTCGGCGTCCCCACCCTGGTCGGCGCGCTGGTGGACGGCCCGGACGCGGTCCACGTCCAGAACGAGGGCATCGTCTGGGACCCGGTGACCGGCCCCGGCGCCTCCTACACCAAGCAGCACCCGGTGCCGTTCGGCGAGTACGTGCCCTTCCGGGACGAGCTCTCCAAGGTGATCACCCGGCTGCAGCGGGTCGGCCGGGACTTCTACCCCGGCACCGGCAACGGCGTGATGCAGGTCGGCCCGGCCCGGGTCGGCGACGTGATCTGCTTCGAGGTCGCCTACGACGAGATCATCCGGGACACCGTCAACGACGGCGGCCGGGTGCTGGTCGTCCAGACCAACAACGCGACGTACGCCAACAGCGGGCAGCCCGAGCAGCAGCTGGCGATGTCCCGGCTGCGCGCGGTCGAGCACGGCCGCGCGGTGCTGATCGCGGCGACCAGCGGCATCAGCGCGGTCGTCGCCCCGGATGGCACGGTCGTCACGCAGAGCCGGCAGATGACCGCCGAGGTGCTGACCGCCACGGTGCCGCTGCGCGACGCGCGCACGGTGGCCGACCGGGTCGGCGCGGTGCCCGAGTGGACGCTGGCGATCGCCGGCCTGCTGGCCGCCGGGGCCGCGGTCGCGCTCGGCGCCCGCGGGCGGCGCAAGGGCGGAACACGCGACGCCGACGAGCCGTTGTCCCAGGTGGCGCCGTAG
- the fxsA gene encoding FxsA family membrane protein: protein MSQQATPTRPERRGPLRRALPLLAAAWLVLEIWLVTVVAGALGWGPALLLLIAGVFVGGAVIKRAGARAFSAAVEQSKNPQSAQPQTGTTMTVLAGVLLMVPGFLSDLVALTLLLPPTRALWRMAGRRLAGSALRSTAPVGADRFADAVRLQEQMRIHRPDGKVIQGEVVDPARGPQGPDTEYRPPITN from the coding sequence GTGTCCCAGCAAGCAACCCCGACCCGTCCCGAGCGCCGCGGCCCGCTGCGCCGGGCGCTGCCGCTGCTGGCCGCCGCCTGGCTGGTGCTGGAGATCTGGCTGGTGACGGTGGTCGCCGGTGCGCTCGGCTGGGGCCCCGCGCTGCTGCTGCTGATCGCCGGCGTGTTCGTGGGCGGCGCGGTGATCAAGCGGGCGGGTGCCCGGGCGTTCTCGGCGGCCGTCGAGCAGTCCAAGAACCCGCAGTCGGCCCAGCCGCAGACCGGCACCACCATGACGGTGCTGGCCGGTGTGCTGCTGATGGTGCCGGGATTCCTCTCCGACCTGGTCGCGCTGACCCTGCTGCTGCCGCCGACCCGGGCGCTGTGGCGGATGGCGGGCCGCAGGCTGGCGGGCAGCGCGCTGCGCTCGACCGCCCCGGTCGGCGCGGACCGGTTCGCCGACGCGGTGCGCCTGCAGGAGCAGATGCGGATCCACCGCCCCGACGGCAAGGTGATCCAGGGCGAGGTGGTGGACCCGGCCCGCGGCCCGCAGGGCCCGGACACCGAGTACCGCCCGCCGATCACCAACTGA
- a CDS encoding RNA polymerase-binding protein RbpA — translation MSERALRGTRLGATSYETDRGIDLAPRQTVEYACQNGHRFEVPFSVEAEIPAVWECRFCGQEAALLDGEEPEEKKIKPTRTHWDMLMERRTREELEEVLAERLAVLRSGGMNLAVHPRDSRKSA, via the coding sequence ATGAGCGAGCGAGCTCTCCGCGGCACGCGACTCGGGGCGACCAGCTACGAGACCGACCGCGGCATTGATCTGGCGCCGCGCCAGACCGTCGAGTACGCATGTCAGAACGGACACCGTTTCGAGGTGCCCTTCTCCGTCGAGGCGGAGATCCCGGCGGTGTGGGAGTGCCGGTTCTGCGGTCAGGAGGCCGCACTCCTCGACGGTGAGGAGCCTGAGGAGAAGAAGATCAAGCCCACCCGCACCCATTGGGACATGCTGATGGAGCGCCGGACGCGGGAGGAGCTCGAGGAGGTGCTGGCCGAGCGGCTGGCCGTCCTCCGCTCCGGCGGCATGAACCTCGCGGTCCACCCGCGGGACAGCCGCAAGAGCGCGTGA